CTAGACACAAcatcaacacaagacacaagacacGACTGATATTGATGGGGGCCTCAGTAGCGGCACTAGGCGTCGTCTGGCCATCAATCTTAATGCCCAGGGATGGGAGGAGAACGAAGAACTCATTGATGTTGAACCTAAAGGCAGCCACGAAGAGTTTTATAGTAACTTGGTGAGCGCACTATCTTGCTTGTACAAACTTTTGATGATATATGTGCTCATCAAAATTTATCCGTTGAAATAAGCTGAGTAAACAAACACCCCTATCATATAATTAAAAAATAAGTTAAATTACATAACCTTAGAAGGAAACAAACACCCCTAACAAATGATATCGTTCTCATCATCTTCGTTTCATCACGTTCGCACAAAATTTGATTGCATTGCTAATATTTGTCGCTCTATTGAACTAAACTGTAACAAATAAAAAAATTGCCTAGTTTTTTCCATTAATAAAGACTAGTTTAGGAACTCTATTTTACTAAGAGAGTTTTCTATTTTTTCAAGAGAAAATAAACTATTTTTTAGATTAATTTAGGAACATCATTTTTCTAAGAGATTTTCATTTTCCAAAAAAAATAGTTTATTTCCCCTTTGAAAAATAGGAATCCAGTAAAAAAATTGAGTTTCCAAATTAGCTCTTAGAAAATAAGAATCCTTtgaaaaaaaaacagattaccaCACTGCTCTAAAAAGGGAAGAAGATAAGCACGAATCCAGTAGCGCAGTGCGTGCTTTATTTTTTGGGTCAAACCACGGATAGAAGAGAACGTGTGTTAGAgtaactccaatagttatgtaaattttagctctttAAATCatagatttaagaagttgctaaatgtTTTTTAAGtaaaaaatgtgagttctccaatagttctctaaatataggttgtaattttgtgTTGTATATATCCATataaaaaataagtcacaaaaactatataatgcagtcaacatttttgtttagggagttgttaaatggttgccaaatgtagagagaaaatgaggttagatgacaagttcttaaatttagaaagttcgtttagagaactgttggagaatagtttttatgttaactacctaaattattgatttaggaagtcttttagagaactactggagttgctcttagtGTATTACCTGTAGGGCTAGATAAAAAACCCGAAACTCGAATCCAAAATACCTAAAACGCCCATAGCAAACGACTTACGGGTGTAGCAGCATCCGATTTAACATCCATCCCCGCCCCGCGACCCGCATAGACCGGACGCCCTTCCACTTTCCCCTTCCCTTCCCTTGCATTCGCGCGTTTTCCACCTCCCATCACGACCTCTTCCTGACGTTTCCCCAATTCCTCCGCGCTAAGCAGAGCAACAGCGATGGCGACGAAGTACGCTGCCGCCGCGGCTGATCTGGTCACGGGCCGTCCGCGGAAGCGGGCGAGGCTTGGCTGGGACGTGGCGTCGGCTGCCGAGGTAAATACCCCTCACCGACTCCTCTCCTCTCCGATATGTTGTAATTCAGGATACTGTTCGCCTCTCCATGCGGCGATTCCGCATAGAACTATCATCTATCCCGTTAGATATCAGTACCTTGTTATGGTATTCGTGGATACATTGATCTTTTAGATCTAGGTCGTTTATGTGTTGTATTTAGAGCCCAGATCCACAGAAATTCTATTCTATACTGGTCTTGCAAAATTAGTATGACAATGTTCTCGATGGTGCTGTCTACCTTTTTAGCCTGATTAATCTGACCAGGTTTATATAATTATATTTGACTTAGAGCATGCATGCATGCTTTGTTTTTTTCCCGAGAGCACGATTAGAGCTGCAGATAGTTTGGTTTAACATACTGGGAAGTTTGGTCTCAATACGTATTAGATTTTTTTGTATGTGGGCCAGCACTCCTTTTAAGTTATGTTCAATTCATGGAAAAATATCTTGGACTGAATTAGTAGGGTAAAAAATATGTGCTTTCTACCTTAAATGGGAACATGGTTTCACATAAATCAACGACACCTTATGTTGCAATTCTTATTATGCTTGATCTACATGATTATGATCTGACTGAATTTTATTAATCAAATAAGAACCATTTGTTAGCATCTATGAATAGTGTGTGTATATTGGATTTTGCGTCTTAATACAAGTATTACAACTACATGCTTTCAAGTTCGTATCTATAATCTCTCATGTATTATGCCTGTGATAACTGATGCTCTATTCACCACTGTGTTCCTTTTGTCTTATATGGCTCAATTGTCACTGTGGCCATCACACAGGGAAGTATTTGTTTATATTTTCTCTTGCATGAAAAAACAATGGATGGATGTGTGTAGGCTCAGATAGGAACATTTTGTGGGCAAGAAGTTGGTGATGTGGCCAGCCTGCTATTATCAGCAAATCCTTCCGACCATACTTGTTCGTCTCTGCTCCCGAAGGGTGTGGCTCGAAATGCTTCCCCTCCCTGGAGAGAAGACGATAAAGATGGCCATTATGTATTTGCTGTTGGAGAGAATTTGGCCTCTCGCTGTAATTACACTTGACTATCACTATTGGAGTAATTTCTCTGTGATGTGATGCTCATCCTTCTGGGGTTTACATTTCCCTTTTTCTTACTCGTTTTAAAAGTTGTGGGCTTCTTTATGTTGTTAGCATTTTTTTCTTTTGAACAGATATTGCCATTTGAACTTTTTCATTATTTTTCAATCATGCCTCAGTAGACATCTATTTGGTTTCATACTCTTTTAGGACCTTGTTTTCTTGGATGCTCCTATTTTATTTTGCGTTTCTAACATCTATGTGGTTCAAGGTTTTCATTGCATGTTGACTTATTTTTAGCTCCCAATGATGTTAATGTTATGTTGCATCTTGACATAAgatcttttttaaaaaaaaaatcgtGCATGTCGTCTGTCTGTTTCTGTATTCCTATAAATGTTCTTAGATCTTAACATATTGCACTTCGTGGGAATGATACTGttctaatatatcatttttatgttTTTTTGCAGACAAGATATACAGAAAAATGGGTGAAGGTTAGTATTTCTTTGCCGTCATGTGTTCATATTGCTGGATACAGACTATTTAATTTAGTTTATTAATTTGTATGTCCAAGGATCTGTGCCATTGACCCATTGTTATTGTTTCTAAAGGATCATGTTTTTATGATGCAAGTAACTCAGCAAAACTTCCTTTAATATTTGTTACCTTTTTATTTGTTTAGGTACTTTTGGTCAAGTACTGGAATGCTGGGACCGAGAAAGCAAAGAGATGGTGGCTATTAAAATTGTTCGCTCTGTAAAGAAATACAGTGATGCAGCAATGATAGAAATTGATGTCCTGCAGAAGCTTGCAAAAAATGATGCTGCAGGCAAACAGTAAGTTATACATTTACTTGTCCCCATTTTGGAAACAAAGGAATAAGTTCTGTACTTCTGTGCATTAAATTGTGGGCTTTCTTAAAAACTATGATGCTGCTGTAATGGAGGAAAGTTACATGCTTATGGTGTTTTTGCAGTTGTGTTCAAATACGGAACTGGTTTGACTATCGTAGCCATATTTGTATTGTAAGTATAATGGTTGGTTTATAGAATTTCCCCTCACCGGCAAGTAGACATTGGGGCCAAATCAATCAATATTTTTTGATGAATTAACAGGTCTGCGAGAAGCTTGGCCCAAGCTTATATGATTTTCTGCAGAAAACCGGCTTCCATCCATTCCCAATTGATCTAATTCGCCGGATCGGACAGCAACTTTTGGAATCTGTTGCATGTGTGTAGAGACAATACCCTGCAAACTTTGAATatctatatatttttatttattcaagcttcttgttttttgttttctttctctGATGTTTTACCCTTCTTTGATTCCAAGTTCAAAATTCTGTAACACATTTGAAAGACAACCAGTAGTGCTTTTCATATTTTTGATTCCTTTATTTAGAAaactattttcatatttttcaaataCTTGTGTGCTAATTTATGTTATTTTCTTTGCCTTTTGGGATTGGCGTCTTTTATGCCAGTTCTCGTAACTTGGTTTCACATATTCTTTTTCTGATGTATCCTGATATTTGCCTTTACTTGCAGTCATGCATCGTCTTCAGCTAATTCATACTGATCTGAAACCAGAGAACATCCTCCTCGTTTCTTCAGATTATGTCAAGTTACCTGATCCCAAGGTACTTTACGCTACATGATTAAGCGTAACTTGTTTCTTACTTGAATCGGTGTGATGTGCCATCTCTTTTATGGAGCTAACCCTAACAAATGGTTCTCAAACTTGATCTCATCTAACTAACAGTTCAATGTCTATCTCTTAGCTAAGAAGCTAACTAACAAACCGATTAACTTAATATGATCAATTGCACGCTTCTGCTGCTTGTGCTTAACCTTTATGCTGCTGTCTCTGCTAAGGCCGAGCCCATGACATGCTCATCAATTTAATCTCTTGTTTACTGTAATTTTTCTTGAGCTACTGTCTGTTTCATGAGTTATCTtaactagcaaattttcaatctaGGACGGATCATTCTCAAGGAAACTGCCAAAATCAAGTGCCATTAAATTGATTGACTTTGGAAGTGCAGCATACCATCACCAGGATCGCAGTTACATTGTATCTACCAGACACTATCGCGCCCCTGAagttattttgggtatgaatgTAGTCGCTGCCTAATTGCACACGTCCTTTTCATTACTTGTGGAGCCCAGTTGCTTAATATTTGTGTTGCTGTTGTAAGGACATGGATGGAGCTATCCATGTGATATCTGGAGTGTTGGTTGTATACTTGTTGAGCTTTGCTCGGTATGTATTTCTCTGGTTTTTTGTTGTTGATATAAAAAAGGTGATTGTCTGATTAAATCATATGCCTCATTTTACAGGGTGAGACACTGTTTCAGACTCACGATAACTTGGAACACCTTGCAATGATGGATAGAGTTCTAGGTCCTCTTCCACGGCACATGCTGGAAAGAGCCGAGTATGGCTTTTGTTACCTGCTGGCATTTTTTTGTACCTAAAATGCTGCCTTTTGAGACTAATTCCAGTTGTTTGCCTTCCGTATACTCAGCCAGCATGCGGAGAAGTACGTCAGAAAAGGAGGATTGAACTGGCCACAAGCAATAACAACAGTAGAGAGCGTTAGAGCTGTTCTCAAACTGCCTCGCCTTCAGGTAAAGGCTCCTGATGCTTGGTTGTTTGATTCTTCCTCCTGTGTTTTCGGTTTTCTTTCCCACCTTGCTATTACATCTAGCTCCTCTTTGGTTTGGTATTGCATCCTTTTGAATTTGTTTATTTATTCTTCTAACCGTGCTCCCCTGTCTCTGGTCCAGAACCTGGTGATGCAGCATGTGGATCACTCTGCGGGGGACTTCATTGACCTTCTGAAGCGCCTCTTAGCCTATGAGCCCTCGGGAAGGTTGACTGCTCAAGAAGCGTTGGGCCATGTCTTCTTTACCAGATACCGGCAATAACAAGTCGCCTCGCCATGACATCTTCGATGATTGGCTATGGCACATTTATCTGACGAAGAATTAACAAAATCTAGAGACAGTTGGCGAGTTCTGAGTATTCAGAGGCAAGAGATACAGCCTTGAGAGAATTCAGATGGTCGTTGAACAAAGAGAACTTGGCGCGAGTGCTTGTAGACATATCTGGTATATGTGTGTGTGCACGAAGATTGCGGTTGGATACCAATGTAAATGCAAGTGTAACTGAATTAACTGTTACAAATTTTTCTTTATAAGCTGCAAGCTCACACACGCAGAGTTCCGTTGAACAATAAGCATCGATCGGCATGGACTCAACCGTGGGACATAAATCGAGGACGAATTTTTTTAAGGGCCGTTTGGATTTATTAATTTTAGAGGAATTATAATTTATTTAATAAAGTAGTCTATTTGCTTGGAATTAGACATTCTATTACTTTCCAAAGCTCATAGAGTATGGAAAATGATTATATATTCAATATAATATGATTCTATTCTTTAAATTATAAGAGACTATTTAGCTCACTTCTATATATAAAAATGTAGCATataaatatattatatatattgctaataataatatataaatatatttctcATAAAACTATATTATTTCAATTGAATTATTTAATTGATCTTtgtctaaattattattattattatcaatCACGTGTAGCTTTCGTATTGTCATCCACCAACCCTGTGCAGTTTTCATATTTATACAGTGGTGGTTGTAAAACTGGCGGGAGGATTGATTTCGGTAGTTCTGGCTTGGTTGCTACATATGGGGAGAAAATAGGTTTAGATAAGAACTTCTCATATTTAGAAACAAGATATAAAGAACTGTGGGGGCAGGGTTTTTTGTTAATATTTTTCTAAACATAAATATAGGTTGGATTTTAAGTAACTATTGTGGATGCTCTAAGACTCTCTTCAATAGTCTCCTCTATATTTTCTCCATATATCCACTATTCTGTCACGTCA
This portion of the Zea mays cultivar B73 chromosome 2, Zm-B73-REFERENCE-NAM-5.0, whole genome shotgun sequence genome encodes:
- the LOC100501620 gene encoding putative protein kinase superfamily protein; protein product: MATKYAAAAADLVTGRPRKRARLGWDVASAAEAQIGTFCGQEVGDVASLLLSANPSDHTCSSLLPKGVARNASPPWREDDKDGHYVFAVGENLASRYKIYRKMGEGTFGQVLECWDRESKEMVAIKIVRSVKKYSDAAMIEIDVLQKLAKNDAAGKHCVQIRNWFDYRSHICIVCEKLGPSLYDFLQKTGFHPFPIDLIRRIGQQLLESVAFMHRLQLIHTDLKPENILLVSSDYVKLPDPKDGSFSRKLPKSSAIKLIDFGSAAYHHQDRSYIVSTRHYRAPEVILGHGWSYPCDIWSVGCILVELCSGETLFQTHDNLEHLAMMDRVLGPLPRHMLERADQHAEKYVRKGGLNWPQAITTVESVRAVLKLPRLQNLVMQHVDHSAGDFIDLLKRLLAYEPSGRLTAQEALGHVFFTRYRQ